Below is a window of Streptomyces sp. ITFR-16 DNA.
TCCAGCAGCTCGAAGCGCGCCGGGCGGCCCTTCTCCATGGCCCGCACCCAGTCGGAGTGGCCGACCGTGACCAGAAGGTCGTCACCCACCTCGGCGCGCAGGAAGTCCAGGTCGTCCTGGCCCTGCACCTTGTTGCCGACGACCTTCAGGCCGACCCCGAAGTCCCGTGCGTACTCCTTGTACTGGCGGTAGACCGAGATCCCCTTGCGGGTCGGCTCGGCGATGAGGAACGTCATGTCGAAGCGGGTGAACATCCCGGAGGCGAAGGAGTCCGAACCGGCGGTCATGTCGACCACGACGTATTCCTCGGGGCCGTCCACGAGGTGGTTGAGGCAGAGCTCGACCGCGCCGACCTTGGAGTGGTAGCAGGCCACGCCCAGATCCGATTCGGTGAACGGCCCGGTGACCATCAGCCTGATGTCCCCGTCGTCCAGCGCGACCGTGCGGGCGCAGGCGTCGTAGACCGGGTTGTCCTCGCACACTCGCAGCAGGCGTGAGCCCTCGCCCGGCGGCGTGGTCTTGATCATGGTCTCGGCCGAGGCGATGCGCGGATTGCTGCCGCGCAGATACTCCTTGATCAGGGGGAGCTGCGCTCCCATGGCGGGCAGGGCCGCGGCTTCCTCGTCGGCAAGGCCGAGCGCGGCCCCAAGGTGCTGGTTGATGTCGGCGTCCACCGCGACGACATGGGCCTCATTGGCGGCAAGGTGGCGGATGAAGAGCGAGGACAGCGTGGTCTTGCCGCTGCCGCCCTTCCCTACGAAAGCGATCTTCATGTTCACCTAGGGTAGTCGAATGATTGCGTTCCGCTGCCGCGTTTGGTGAAGAAGGCCACTCCGGGGCGGTAGGTGTGCATGGGGCGCGTAGCCTCGCTACTTATGAGTACGACTTCCTCGGACCCGCTTGCCACCCTGGGCGCTCTGCCGGGAGTGCCCGACGCGGTGGACTCCGTACGCAAGGCTGTCGACCGCGTCTACGGCCACCGCGTCATGCGGCGCCGCAGCAACGAGGTCACGGCGGAGGCGGCCCTGAGGGGAGCCCGCGGCTCGGCCGCGCTCTCCGGTGCCGACTGGAACCTGGAGGAGGTCCGACGGCGCACCGACTTCAGCGGTGACGGCGAGGCGCATGTGATCGGAGCGGCACTGCGGCTGACGGCGGAGGCGGGTCAGCTGCTCTCCATCTGGCGGCAGTCGCCGCTGCGCGTCCTGGCGCGGCTGCATCTGGTGGCCGCCGGCGGCGCGGCGCCCGACGACGCCGTCGGGCGGCCCCGGCTGGCGGGCGAGCCGGTCGACGAGCCACTGATCGAGGCGCCTCTGCCGGATGCCGACGAGGTGGCCGGGCGACTGGAAGGCCTCGGCGGGCTCATCCTCGCGGGGAGCGAGGCGCCCGCTCTGGTGACGGCCGCGGTCGTCCATGGCGAGCTGCTGGCCCTGCGCCCCTTCGGTTCGTACAACGGCCTGGTGGCGCGGACCGCCGAGCGGATCGTGCTGATCGGGAGCGGGCTGGACCCCAAGTCGATCTGCCCGGCCGAAGTCGGCCACGCCGAGCAGGGGCGGGCGGCCTATGCCGGGGCCTTCGAGGGCTATCTCTCGGGGACGCCGGAGGGGATGGCGGCCTGGATCACGCACTGCGGACGCGCGGCGGAGCTGGGTGTCAGGGAATCGACCGCGGTGTGTGAGGCCCTGCAGCGCGGCGCCGCCTGAGACGCCGGAAGGCGCGCGGTGCGCGGGTGACAAGGGTTGCGGCGGTACCGAATTCGGTACCGCCGCTGGCATGTCCGCCCAGTTACCAAGCGTCCTCGATATATGCCCATCAGGTCGGGTACTTTGCCCGTTCCTGGTGCGGCTGGCCCGTAATCGACGGGTCGACGTCGCGTGGGTGCCCGGCTTTCATGCGCGGTCCGTGGGGCCTTCTCTGCGTCAACAGGTCATCCTCTCGGATGTCCTTGGTCTCGCGGGCCGTTGAGTCCTTTGTACTCCAGGGGCCCGGTGATCGGTAGTGCTGGCCGCACTTCTTTACTTTTAGGTTCAATTACGGACGAGTTGTTCCAATGCGGTGGACGCCTTGCGGCGGTCAGGCGGATGCCGTGGTCGCTCGGCGGCGGGCGGTGTACCAGACGAGGCCGGCCGTGAGGGCGGCCGCGCCCACGGCCGCTGCGGCCACCAGTGCGGGACGCGGCGGCAGCGACACACGTTGCTTGAGCCGGACCGGGCGGTCGAAGACGAGAATCGGCCACTCCCGGAGCGTCGCCTCCCGGCGCAGTGCGCGGTCCGGATTGACCGCGTGCGGGTGGCCGACGGATTCCAGCATCGGCACATCGGTCGCGGAGTCGCTGTACGCGTAGCAGCGGGCCAGGTCGTAGCCCTCGGACACGGCGAGGGCCTTGATGGCCTCGGCCTTCGTCGGCCCGTACGCGTAGTACTCCACCTCGCCGGTGAAGCAGCCGTCGTCACCGACGACCATGCGCGTGGCGACGACGCGGTCGGCTCCGAGGAGCTCGCCGATCGGCTCGACGACCTCGGCGCCGGAGGTGGAGACGATCACCACATCGCGTCCGGCGGTGTGGTGCTCCTCGATGAGCGTCGCCGCCTCGTCGTAGATGATCGGGTCGATCAGGTCGTGCAGGGTCTCGGCGACGATCTCCTTCACCTGCTGCACGTTCCAGCCCTTGCAGAGCGCCGAGAGGTATTCGCGCATCCGCTCCATCTGATCGTGATCCGCACCCCCGGCGAGGAACACGAACTGTGCGTACGCGGTGCGCAGTACGGCGCGGCGGTTGATCAGCCCGCCTTGGTAGAAGGACTTGCTGAAGGTCAGCGTCGAGGACTTCGCAATGACCGTCTTGTCCAGGTCAAAGAAGGCGGCTGTGCGCGGCAAGAAGCGGTTTTCCACAAGGCAGAGCATAGGGGCCCACCATTCGGCGTAAACTCCGGCGCGTGGGTTTGCCTGAGAAGGCCGTCGGGTACACCATGGAAGTCACGGATCGTTCGCGACCGTGCTAACCCGGTCCGACTCCTCCCCCCCCCCGAGTCGGCCGTGGGGACGACCCCCGCTCTCCCCCCCGGCGGGGGTCGTCGCATGTCCGGACGCGGTTCTGTCGCGCGGATTCCAGCATTTCTCCTCCTTCTCGGCCGTGATGGCCGCTTCTGCTCCCGGCTCACGCCCAGCCTGCCTCGTGACGTTGCGTAACGGAAGGGCTGCGCTCCGGAAGTCGCCGGTATGGGTGAGGGAGTTATTCACAACGCCGGAGCCGTCCACAGTTTTTGAGCAAGATCCACATGATTTCCCGAACCACTGCACCGTGATTCCACCCGTGAAGTCCACGGGTTCCGGAATCACCGTTCCCGGAACGTGCCGGGATCGCCGCGAATCGCGGTGAAGGTGAGTGAGGAAGGGGCGGAGATCGTGGCTGAATCCAGTGCACGGGATCGTCTGCCGGCCGCCGCGCGGCGACGGGGCGGACCGCTGATCGTGACCGAGGATGTGGAACTGCTCGACGATCTGCTGAGGCTGTGCGCGGCCGCCGGGGCGGAGCCCGAGGTGCACCACACGCTGCCCGACCGCAGGGGCGGCTGGGAGCAGGCGCCCATGGTCCTCGTCGGCGACGACGCGGCGGTGCGGTGTCGCGGAGCGGCCCGCAGGCGGGGCGTGATGCTCGTGGGACGGGACCAGGACGCGCCCGATGTCTGGCGCCGGGCGGTGGAGATCGGGGCGGAGTACGTGCTGCGGCTGCCCGATTCGGAGAACTGGCTGGTCGACCAGATCGCCAACGCGGCGGAAGGCGTCGGCCGGCCCGCGCTGACCGTAGGAGTGATCGGTGGCCGGGGCGGCGCGGGAGCGTCCACGCTGGCCTGCGCCCTCGCGGTGACGGCGGCGAGGGCGGGGCGGCGGACCATGCTGATCGACGGCGACCCACTGGGCGGTGGCATCGACGTGCTGCTGGGCGGAGAGCGGGTCGACGGCATGAGGTGGCCGGATTTCGCCCATTCCAAGGGGCGGGTGGGCGGCGGCGCCCTGGAGGAGTCGCTGCCCGCCCTGCACGGACTGCGGGTGCTCAGCTGGGGGCGCGACGACTGGGTGGTCATTCCGCCGCCGGCCATGCGGGCGGTGCTGGCCGCCGCACGTCGGCTGGGCGGTGTGGTCGTGGTCGATCTGCCGCGGCGGGTGGACGAAGCGGTGGCCGAAGCCCTGGCGCAGCTGGACTTGGGGCTCCTGGTGGTCCCCGGTGAGCTGAGGGCCGTCGCGGCGGCCAAGCGGGTGGCGTCGATGGCCGGGATGGTGCTGGACGACCTGCGCGTCGTGGCACGCGGGCCGTACGCGTCCGGCCTCGACGCGCCATGGGTGGCCCACGCGATGGGGCTGCCGCTGGCCGGTGAACTCCCGCTGGAGACAGCCCTGCTGGCCGAGCAGGACATGGGCGCCCCGCCCGGCGGCAGCGCCCGTGGACCGCTGGCCAGGTTCTGTTCCGCGTTCTGGGAGCGGGCCCTCGCGGGTGAGGGCGCCAGCGGCCCGGCCGTCGGAGGCGTGTCATGACCGAGGCGCTGCTCGATGCCGTACGGCAACGGCTCGCGCAGAGCGGGGTCGCCCCGACTCCGGCCGGGGTCGCGGCCGCGTTGCGGGCGCAGGGCCGGTTGCTCGGTGACGCCGAAGTCCTCGGAACGGCGGACGAGTTGCGCGGGCAGCTGATCGGGACCGGCGTGCTGGAACCGCTCCTCGCCGATCCGGACGTCACGGATGTCCTGGTGTCCGCGCCCGACCGGGTGTGGGTCGACCGGGGCGGCGGGCTCGAACTCACCGGGGTGACCTTCGCCGATGCGGCGGCGGTCCGCAGGCTCGCGCAGCGCCTCGCCGCCGTGGCGGGACGGCGGCTCGACGACGCCAGGCCCTGGGTGGACGCGCGGCTTCCGGACGGGACCCGGATGCACGCCGTGCTGCCGCCCGTGTCTGTCGGCTCGACGTGCCTGTCGCTGCGGGTGGTCAGGCCGAAGGCCTTCTCGCTGACGGAGCTGGTCGAGGCGGGGACCGTACCGCCGGGTGGTGACCGGGTGCTGAGGGCGCTGGTGGAGGCCCGCGTCTCGTATCTGATCAGCGGTGGGACGGGGGCGGGCAAGACCACGCTCCTTTCGAGCCTGCTGGGCGCGGTGGGGGACAGCGAGCGGATCGTGCTCGCGGAGGACTCGGCCGAGCTCCGGCCCGACCATCCGCATGTGGTGCGGCTGGAGTCGCGACCGGCGAATCAGGAGGGTGCCGGCCGGGTGACACTCCGGGACCTGGTGCGCCAGGCCCTGCGCATGCGCCCCGACAGGCTGGTGGTCGGGGAGGTGCGCGGTGCGGAGGTGACCGAACTCCTGGCAGCGCTCAATACCGGCCATGAAGGCGGTTGCGGCCTGTTGACCGAACTAACTTGACTGTTTACGCAGGTCAGTTGCGGTTCTGCTAGCTTCCCGTCATGCCCCGTGAAGAACGTCCCGGAAGGGATCTGAGGAACTTCGTCTTGCCTGAAATGGGCAAGGTGCTGAAGACGGGAGATCCCTGGGAGCCCTACCAGCTGCTGGACCCATCCGGGAGACCGGTCGAGCCGGTCACGGTGTACTTCAAGGACCTGATGGCCGGGCCCTACTCGCCGCTGACGCTTCGCTCGTATGGCATGGACCTGCTGCGATGGTGGCGCTTCCTATGGGTGCTCGGGATCGAGTGGGACCGCGCGACAAGCGAGGACGCCCGGGACTTCATGCTGTGGATGAAGCTGGCGGACAAGCCGGTACGCGTCCACTGGCGCCACCGCGGCAAGGACCCCTCTGAGATCCCCCCGCCCCGGGCCGACAGGCCGGCGCCGGGAACACCGAATCCAGTCACCGGGAAGCCGACCGTAGGGACGAAGTACGCGCCCACCGTTCGGGCGCATTGCGAGACGGTGCTGCGGACCTTCTACGACTGGCACCTGAACAACAACTCCGGTGCTCTGCTGGTCAACCCGTTCCCGCTGGACCGCTCGCGGCGCGGGCAACGCCGACCCAGCGGTCAAGGCGAGGACGGCCGCCAGGGTGAGCGGGCGAATGCCCACCACAACCCGATGGACGAGTTCAAGAAGGAGCGGAAGGGGCGCTATCGGCCCACCGTTCCGAAGCAGATTCCACGGCGTATTCCCGACGACAAGTACACCGAGGTCTTCGCTGGCCTCCGATCGCACCGGGACCGGGCACTGCTGGCTTTCTGGGTCTCTAACGGAGCTCGGGCGGAGGAACTCCTCTCCCCCAAGCAAAGCGACGCGAAGGTCGGTCAGCAGACCATCGGCGTGACTCGCAAGGGCACACGCGAATACCAGGAACTTCCTGCGAATAGAGATGCATTCGTCTGGCTGCGGCTCTACCAGGAAGAAGCATGGAAGAAGGGTGTGCCCAGAGGGCGGGCCCAGCCGCTCTGGTGGACTCTGCGCCGTCCATGGCGGCCGCTGGAGTACGACGCGGTCCGCATGATGTTCAACCGCGCCAACGCACTCCTGGGCGCCAACTGGACACTTCACGACCTACGGCACACGGCGACATTCTTGATGCTCGACGACCCGGACATGCCGCCCGTCTATGTCCAGCACATTCTCGGCCACAAACACCTCTCGACCTTGGACATTTATAACCGTCCCACGAAAGAAGACGTCATCACAGCAGCTCTCGCGCACCATACCCGACAAGAAAAAAGGCGCAAGCAGCCGCCGCCGGCTCTGCCTGCCCCCGCCTACAGCCAAGAGTCCATCAATGTCCTGTTCGGAGGACCTTCCGCATGACAAAACTGGATATTCCAGAAGTGATCGCGCCATCGGCTTCTCGCAGTTTGGCCGGAGCCGAGGCGGCCGCCTTGCTCCGACGGTTCCCTGCTCGCCCACGCGCCGTTATCTGGCCCGCCACCACCGTAAGCCGTGAGGACCTCCTTGACCGTCTGCTGAAGATTCAGTTGCCCAACAGCGGAAACTCCGATTCTGCCCGCAAAACACGTATGACCGGAGCCCGTCTACTACTGACGTGGCTGGAGACCTTCCCCGGGGACACATGGCAGGACCGCTGGCAGGCCACACCAGCAGCAACTGAGCCTAAACGCTGGTACGAGAGCGTCCGCACGTGGGCCAAAACGATCGATAGGAATCCAACCCCGGCCTCGCTTCAGGCCGGGCTATTGGTTCTGATCTGTGCCGATGCCATCCGTCCGGAACTGCACTGGATAGCCGCGAATCCCACACGGTTTCTCAGGCCAGCGATCCAGGCAGTCCGTGATCCTGAAGGGTTCGCACGACTGGAAGAAGTGGGCTCTCCCACCGGTTGCAACGGACGCCACTCTTCCGAGGCTCTCAAAGCAATTATGCAGATAATGGTTGCTTACGGCGGAAAGGTCGAAGACATCACCGTCGGCGACTGCCTGACTCGAATGCGAATTGCCCGTCACCACGACGGCCGCGGGCCCCGAACTGCCTACATCTGGCTCCGAAACCTAGGTCAATTCCCCCCTGACGCACCCGCGTCCCTAACCAACCTCGCAACCCGTTCCGGTCAGGCCACCCCGGCCGAACTTATTGACCGCTACGGACTTCAGTGCAAACCAGTCCGGGACCTCATTGTGGACTACCTCACCGAACGCCAGAGCACCCTGGACTACAGCTCTCTCAAAAGCCTCTCGACATCCCTGGCAAGCCGTTTCTGGAGTGACCTCGAAGAACACGAGCCTGGCATCAATTCACTGCACCTCAGCGCAGAAGCAAGCGCCGCCTGGAAAACGCGACTCTCCACGAAGACCGTCCGAAAGAGGCAGCCGGACGGCAGCGTCATCGAGATCACGGAACCGAGGGTCAGCGCCCCAGCGGTCAAGCAGTCCGTGAGGGCGTTCTACCTGGACATCGCGCACTGGGCACTCGACGAGCCCGAACGATGGGGCCACTGGGCTGCGCCGATCCCAGTCAGTGAAGCCGACTGCGCGGTCAAGAAGACCGAAAAGCGGCAAAAGTCAAGGTCAGATCAGCGAACCCGCGAACGGCTACCTGTCCTGCCGGTCCTGATCCGTGTTGCCGATCGCCGCCTCAAGGAAGCCAGATCCCGCCTCGACGCCCTGAACGCCGCGCCACTGG
It encodes the following:
- a CDS encoding ATP-binding protein, translating into MKIAFVGKGGSGKTTLSSLFIRHLAANEAHVVAVDADINQHLGAALGLADEEAAALPAMGAQLPLIKEYLRGSNPRIASAETMIKTTPPGEGSRLLRVCEDNPVYDACARTVALDDGDIRLMVTGPFTESDLGVACYHSKVGAVELCLNHLVDGPEEYVVVDMTAGSDSFASGMFTRFDMTFLIAEPTRKGISVYRQYKEYARDFGVGLKVVGNKVQGQDDLDFLRAEVGDDLLVTVGHSDWVRAMEKGRPARFELLEADNRMALQALQNAAEDSYGQRDWGRYTRQMVHFHLKNAESWGNEKTGADLAAQVDPSFVLDERYACGGVAQPA
- a CDS encoding site-specific integrase, producing MTKLDIPEVIAPSASRSLAGAEAAALLRRFPARPRAVIWPATTVSREDLLDRLLKIQLPNSGNSDSARKTRMTGARLLLTWLETFPGDTWQDRWQATPAATEPKRWYESVRTWAKTIDRNPTPASLQAGLLVLICADAIRPELHWIAANPTRFLRPAIQAVRDPEGFARLEEVGSPTGCNGRHSSEALKAIMQIMVAYGGKVEDITVGDCLTRMRIARHHDGRGPRTAYIWLRNLGQFPPDAPASLTNLATRSGQATPAELIDRYGLQCKPVRDLIVDYLTERQSTLDYSSLKSLSTSLASRFWSDLEEHEPGINSLHLSAEASAAWKTRLSTKTVRKRQPDGSVIEITEPRVSAPAVKQSVRAFYLDIAHWALDEPERWGHWAAPIPVSEADCAVKKTEKRQKSRSDQRTRERLPVLPVLIRVADRRLKEARSRLDALNAAPLGSTFTVLGETFTVPLSTSRPDGRPSTVRDSQGRRRHLGTEEKRAFWAWATIEILRHTGIRIEELRELGHHSVVSYTLPTTGQVVPLLQIAPSKTDQERLLLVTPELADVLSSVITRVRRGNRTVPVIPSYDYHEKVWNPPMPLLYQWNVSGEDRQMAEKTIRQALNETLAASGLTDAAGRPLNFHPHDFRRIFITDAILNGLPPHIAQVVAGHNSINTTMGYAAIYPTDAIEAHQAFIARRRALRPVEEYRAVTPEEWQEFLGHFERRKLALGECGRAYGTDCAHEHACIRCPVLIVDFADMPRMVEIRDNLAARIEEAEREHWLGEVEGLSVSHAAAEEKIAQLEARQARKESPVFLGIPSFEQIVARTSEVESP
- a CDS encoding oxidoreductase, whose translation is MSTTSSDPLATLGALPGVPDAVDSVRKAVDRVYGHRVMRRRSNEVTAEAALRGARGSAALSGADWNLEEVRRRTDFSGDGEAHVIGAALRLTAEAGQLLSIWRQSPLRVLARLHLVAAGGAAPDDAVGRPRLAGEPVDEPLIEAPLPDADEVAGRLEGLGGLILAGSEAPALVTAAVVHGELLALRPFGSYNGLVARTAERIVLIGSGLDPKSICPAEVGHAEQGRAAYAGAFEGYLSGTPEGMAAWITHCGRAAELGVRESTAVCEALQRGAA
- the ssd gene encoding septum site-determining protein Ssd codes for the protein MTEDVELLDDLLRLCAAAGAEPEVHHTLPDRRGGWEQAPMVLVGDDAAVRCRGAARRRGVMLVGRDQDAPDVWRRAVEIGAEYVLRLPDSENWLVDQIANAAEGVGRPALTVGVIGGRGGAGASTLACALAVTAARAGRRTMLIDGDPLGGGIDVLLGGERVDGMRWPDFAHSKGRVGGGALEESLPALHGLRVLSWGRDDWVVIPPPAMRAVLAAARRLGGVVVVDLPRRVDEAVAEALAQLDLGLLVVPGELRAVAAAKRVASMAGMVLDDLRVVARGPYASGLDAPWVAHAMGLPLAGELPLETALLAEQDMGAPPGGSARGPLARFCSAFWERALAGEGASGPAVGGVS
- a CDS encoding site-specific integrase, which codes for MPREERPGRDLRNFVLPEMGKVLKTGDPWEPYQLLDPSGRPVEPVTVYFKDLMAGPYSPLTLRSYGMDLLRWWRFLWVLGIEWDRATSEDARDFMLWMKLADKPVRVHWRHRGKDPSEIPPPRADRPAPGTPNPVTGKPTVGTKYAPTVRAHCETVLRTFYDWHLNNNSGALLVNPFPLDRSRRGQRRPSGQGEDGRQGERANAHHNPMDEFKKERKGRYRPTVPKQIPRRIPDDKYTEVFAGLRSHRDRALLAFWVSNGARAEELLSPKQSDAKVGQQTIGVTRKGTREYQELPANRDAFVWLRLYQEEAWKKGVPRGRAQPLWWTLRRPWRPLEYDAVRMMFNRANALLGANWTLHDLRHTATFLMLDDPDMPPVYVQHILGHKHLSTLDIYNRPTKEDVITAALAHHTRQEKRRKQPPPALPAPAYSQESINVLFGGPSA
- a CDS encoding HAD-IB family hydrolase; amino-acid sequence: MLCLVENRFLPRTAAFFDLDKTVIAKSSTLTFSKSFYQGGLINRRAVLRTAYAQFVFLAGGADHDQMERMREYLSALCKGWNVQQVKEIVAETLHDLIDPIIYDEAATLIEEHHTAGRDVVIVSTSGAEVVEPIGELLGADRVVATRMVVGDDGCFTGEVEYYAYGPTKAEAIKALAVSEGYDLARCYAYSDSATDVPMLESVGHPHAVNPDRALRREATLREWPILVFDRPVRLKQRVSLPPRPALVAAAAVGAAALTAGLVWYTARRRATTASA